In a single window of the Leptospiraceae bacterium genome:
- a CDS encoding efflux RND transporter permease subunit, whose translation MIIRLIGIAIQHRIPTILLGVMTVIMGIWAWTDLRKEAYSDIADTQVRLVAKFPGRAAGEVEERVTLPIERILNAIPRVIVRRSRTINGLVVFQFVFEDGTDDYFARTRLLEKVKEADLPPDVVPQLAPMSSPVGEIYRYVLESTENHTPMELRTIQDWIVMPKLLQIPGIADVVTFGGLLKQYHVVTNPDKLIRYKLEVADVIKSIEDNNLNTGGNILRQGGQGFAIRSLGAIREIKDIESIVVKEINGVPVFVRDIASVEVFPSLPSGVLGYVFQNQDDGSPRIEVESSVQGLIAMRRWGDSNEMGVKIRDKVKEINENYLPKGVRIRNTYDRSDLVKYTISTITKTLIEGVSIVTLVLIFFIGSIRASLVVVTTIPVSMLFAFIMMDLTGIPASLLSLGAIDFGIIVDGAVVMVENIMRRYRDAEKEEKVIGINVFTTSAAAEVGSEIFFSIMIIVLAYLPIFSFERIEGRLFKPMAFTIAYAILGSMIFSLTVIPVMMTMMYKKYFESANPGPIEWHNPIYNWLEKKYSVLIVELIRRSKQTVAAASVIVVLVMALGVWKIGSEFLPELDEGGFNIRAYFPVGIHLQEARKVIPRMREVISKNEQVNVILTQMGRNDDGTDPLPSNRLEILIGLKDYSSWNEKISKQELLIRMKNDLEINCPGVRFSFSQPIMDNLSEAITGTIADLAIFVSGADLDVMRKTAVEILDIVKEMQGASEYGIEQEGNSTQLSVKINREVAARYGINVSKIQQVIEAAIGAQRISTLYEGPWRFGIVVRYSSEYRSTVKAVENVPIISPSGERIPLSQLAEVKLIDGPTMIFRQEGRRNVSVRTNVRGRDQGGFVIELQKKVKEKIKVPDGYKISYGGQYENLNRVGAKLAKVIPITVAIIFGVLFIMYRNLRYVSVALACIPLSVIGGVIAMLLRGYYFNVSAGVGFISLFGIATMAGVLFVSRTNHIMRDNSNITIEEAVGRAAVIQLRPMLMTMLLALLGLIPATLASGVGSDVQRPLATVIVGGLTSAMILILTVLPSLYLILVKKDEADIVDLT comes from the coding sequence ATGATAATCAGATTAATTGGTATCGCAATTCAACATCGCATTCCTACTATACTCCTCGGAGTAATGACAGTAATCATGGGAATTTGGGCATGGACGGATCTTCGTAAAGAGGCTTATTCCGATATTGCGGACACGCAAGTGAGATTAGTAGCCAAGTTTCCCGGACGTGCTGCGGGTGAAGTAGAAGAGCGCGTAACGCTTCCTATAGAACGTATTTTAAATGCAATCCCAAGAGTAATTGTTCGACGTTCTCGCACAATCAACGGACTCGTAGTATTTCAATTCGTATTTGAAGATGGAACCGATGATTACTTTGCAAGAACAAGGCTACTCGAAAAAGTAAAAGAAGCAGATCTTCCGCCTGACGTAGTTCCACAACTTGCTCCAATGAGTTCTCCGGTAGGGGAAATTTACCGTTATGTGCTAGAGTCAACAGAGAATCACACTCCAATGGAGCTTAGAACGATTCAAGATTGGATTGTAATGCCTAAGCTTTTACAGATTCCGGGTATTGCGGATGTCGTTACATTTGGTGGACTTTTAAAACAATACCATGTCGTAACAAATCCAGATAAATTAATTCGCTATAAGTTAGAAGTCGCCGATGTAATTAAATCTATTGAGGATAATAACCTAAACACCGGTGGGAATATTCTTAGACAGGGGGGACAAGGTTTTGCGATTCGTTCCCTTGGTGCAATTCGAGAAATCAAAGACATAGAAAGCATTGTAGTCAAAGAAATAAACGGTGTTCCTGTGTTCGTGCGAGATATTGCATCAGTCGAAGTATTTCCTTCCCTTCCAAGCGGTGTATTGGGTTATGTATTTCAAAACCAAGACGATGGGTCGCCTCGCATTGAAGTAGAGTCCAGTGTTCAGGGGCTAATAGCAATGAGACGCTGGGGTGATTCAAATGAAATGGGAGTAAAGATTCGCGACAAAGTGAAAGAGATTAACGAGAATTATCTGCCTAAGGGAGTTCGAATTCGAAATACCTACGATAGAAGTGATCTGGTTAAGTATACAATTAGCACGATTACAAAAACTTTGATCGAAGGGGTAAGTATTGTTACCCTCGTCTTGATTTTCTTTATTGGTAGTATTAGAGCTTCTCTTGTTGTGGTAACTACGATTCCTGTGTCTATGCTATTTGCATTCATCATGATGGACTTAACAGGAATTCCTGCCAGCTTACTTTCTCTCGGTGCGATTGACTTTGGGATTATTGTAGATGGTGCAGTGGTGATGGTGGAAAATATCATGCGGCGCTATCGAGATGCAGAGAAAGAAGAAAAGGTAATTGGTATAAATGTATTTACCACAAGTGCCGCTGCCGAAGTGGGCTCAGAGATTTTCTTTTCTATTATGATTATCGTATTGGCTTATTTACCAATCTTTTCTTTTGAGAGGATTGAAGGACGTTTATTTAAACCAATGGCGTTTACTATCGCTTATGCGATCTTGGGATCCATGATATTCTCCCTCACAGTAATTCCTGTTATGATGACTATGATGTATAAAAAATACTTTGAGTCAGCAAACCCGGGACCGATTGAGTGGCATAACCCTATTTACAACTGGTTAGAAAAGAAGTATTCAGTTTTGATCGTAGAGTTGATTAGACGCTCCAAGCAAACTGTTGCTGCTGCATCAGTAATCGTAGTCTTAGTTATGGCTCTCGGAGTTTGGAAGATAGGGAGTGAATTCTTGCCAGAGTTAGATGAAGGCGGATTCAATATTCGCGCTTATTTCCCTGTCGGTATCCATTTGCAAGAAGCAAGAAAAGTAATTCCTAGAATGCGAGAAGTGATTTCTAAGAATGAACAGGTTAATGTCATTTTGACGCAAATGGGTAGAAATGATGATGGAACGGATCCACTTCCTTCCAATCGTCTAGAGATATTAATTGGATTAAAGGATTATTCTTCGTGGAATGAAAAGATAAGTAAGCAGGAACTCTTAATTCGAATGAAGAATGATTTGGAAATTAATTGCCCTGGAGTGCGATTTAGTTTCTCGCAGCCAATTATGGATAACCTCTCCGAGGCTATTACAGGAACGATTGCCGATTTAGCGATCTTCGTTTCCGGCGCTGATTTAGACGTCATGCGAAAGACTGCAGTTGAGATTCTCGATATTGTAAAAGAAATGCAGGGTGCCAGTGAGTATGGTATTGAGCAAGAAGGAAATTCTACTCAGTTGTCAGTGAAGATAAACAGAGAAGTCGCAGCGCGATATGGAATTAATGTAAGCAAAATCCAGCAAGTCATTGAAGCAGCCATTGGCGCACAACGCATCAGCACATTATACGAAGGACCCTGGCGATTTGGAATTGTAGTTCGTTATTCCTCTGAATATAGGTCTACAGTAAAAGCTGTCGAAAACGTTCCCATCATTTCTCCCTCGGGAGAGAGGATTCCACTTTCTCAATTAGCGGAAGTAAAATTAATTGATGGACCAACCATGATTTTCCGCCAAGAAGGTCGCAGAAACGTTTCTGTGAGAACTAACGTTCGTGGACGTGACCAAGGTGGATTTGTAATTGAATTACAAAAGAAAGTAAAAGAGAAAATAAAAGTTCCAGATGGATATAAAATTTCTTATGGGGGACAATACGAAAACTTAAATCGTGTAGGTGCAAAGCTTGCAAAAGTAATTCCGATTACAGTTGCTATTATTTTCGGAGTTCTATTTATCATGTATAGAAATTTACGATATGTATCCGTTGCACTCGCTTGTATTCCTCTCTCTGTTATCGGAGGTGTGATTGCAATGCTTCTACGCGGATATTATTTTAACGTATCAGCGGGTGTGGGTTTCATTTCTCTCTTTGGGATTGCTACTATGGCAGGAGTGTTATTCGTTTCGCGGACAAATCATATTATGCGCGATAACTCTAACATAACAATCGAAGAAGCTGTTGGAAGGGCAGCAGTCATTCAGCTAAGACCAATGCTAATGACAATGCTACTTGCGTTACTCGGACTTATCCCTGCCACTCTAGCATCGGGTGTAGGGTCTGACGTCCAAAGACCACTCGCAACTGTAATCGTCGGCGGATTAACATCTGCTATGATTTTAATTTTAACAGTTCTTCCGTCTTTGTATTTAATCTTAGTAAAAAAAGATGAAGCGGATATTGTTGATTTGACGTAA
- a CDS encoding efflux RND transporter periplasmic adaptor subunit, which yields MNNIKNIKALYRSPRTSIVGSSEATLTSRVRGLSSLMQIVLRQIDFSQTQKSKFTHSFSQFLFFRKFEMTGVALPILLILSNSFFVSCKKAHVEPPKNYRPVITEEGVRIKFDPESPGLTQIKVSKFGEGEGFISIAAPSRVIASISTSVSGGRIVLFESPDINGIYASYQVSKTSLIRSTKNLNRVQDMFKNQVATQKDIIEAEAAVNSAQAETSEFEGKLRALGFNPSELQFVNSNLVWLICDIPETNMSVVKKGKDVKVHFASFPELTLKGKADAIGDNVDPLTRTVKVRVSIPNKEGKFKPGMFAKVEFGDEVKDIAVIPFTSVITVEGHAYVFVQTTPGEFVRRPVVLGNSGSDNVSIVQGLIPGEEVVTGGAMLLKGLSFGY from the coding sequence ATGAATAATATTAAAAATATAAAAGCTTTATACCGGTCACCTCGAACCTCTATAGTAGGAAGTAGCGAAGCAACGTTAACATCCAGAGTGAGAGGTCTATCCTCCTTAATGCAAATAGTTCTAAGACAAATAGATTTCTCACAAACACAAAAGAGTAAATTTACACATTCGTTTTCACAATTCCTTTTCTTTCGTAAGTTCGAAATGACAGGAGTTGCCTTACCCATTTTACTGATACTATCCAATTCTTTTTTTGTATCCTGCAAAAAAGCCCACGTAGAGCCGCCCAAGAATTATCGCCCTGTGATTACAGAAGAAGGAGTCCGAATTAAGTTTGATCCGGAAAGTCCTGGACTCACTCAAATCAAAGTATCCAAATTTGGAGAAGGCGAAGGCTTTATATCCATAGCCGCTCCATCACGGGTAATAGCAAGTATCTCCACTTCGGTATCGGGGGGACGAATCGTTCTATTTGAATCTCCAGACATCAACGGAATCTATGCATCTTACCAAGTGAGCAAAACCTCTCTTATCCGCTCAACTAAGAACTTAAATCGTGTGCAGGATATGTTTAAAAATCAAGTAGCAACCCAAAAAGATATTATAGAAGCAGAGGCGGCAGTCAACAGTGCTCAGGCAGAAACTTCTGAGTTTGAAGGAAAGCTTCGCGCACTTGGTTTTAATCCGAGCGAATTACAGTTCGTAAACTCGAACCTAGTCTGGCTTATTTGTGATATTCCTGAAACCAATATGAGCGTTGTTAAAAAAGGAAAAGATGTTAAAGTTCACTTTGCGTCTTTTCCTGAACTTACTCTCAAAGGAAAAGCAGATGCAATCGGGGATAACGTAGATCCACTCACAAGAACTGTAAAGGTGAGAGTCTCTATTCCTAATAAAGAAGGCAAATTTAAGCCCGGTATGTTCGCCAAAGTAGAGTTTGGTGATGAAGTGAAGGATATCGCTGTTATCCCCTTTACCTCAGTCATTACAGTAGAAGGTCATGCTTATGTATTTGTTCAAACCACTCCCGGAGAATTTGTCCGTCGTCCTGTTGTTCTTGGAAACTCCGGCTCAGACAATGTAAGTATCGTGCAAGGACTCATTCCCGGCGAAGAAGTAGTAACCGGTGGCGCGATGCTTCTAAAAGGACTCAGCTTCGGGTATTAA
- a CDS encoding TolC family protein, with the protein MWILNTIQNKKQFLFLCLFIYAMATTLVGQETTKYYSLTLKEAEETFLKNNLRLLAAKFEIDVKKAGIIQAKLYANPNISFDQGIFNDRTERYFDTTRNGQTAIQIQQLFLLGGKIEKRTKVAELNKAISEQQFYDLLRGLKFELRSSFFAIHFLRQSIQFYDGSIAALRKTVTSLEKAYEKRAVLQAEMLRLKALLFFLENERTEAVVQIRQREASLRILLNNPSMADASFVPKIDAKVLDDVKLTDLKLNKVLDDAFENRPDLKIAIQALKLEEANLALQQANAIPDLSFGPYYNRNGTAYPNYWGITAQLSVPIFDRNQGNIEAAEKNILTRRSELQNQKLQAENEVNIVFNRVLEKDRLYQSFKNKFTEDYTNLAQLMISNYEKRYLTIIEFADFFETYRSSIQQMLKLQIDRVESIENLNYSVGKNILNIQPLE; encoded by the coding sequence ATGTGGATATTAAATACAATTCAAAATAAGAAACAGTTTCTATTTCTTTGCCTATTCATTTATGCAATGGCAACTACACTAGTCGGGCAAGAGACTACTAAATATTATTCTCTTACTTTGAAAGAAGCAGAAGAAACTTTTTTAAAGAATAACCTTCGTTTGCTAGCTGCTAAATTCGAAATTGATGTAAAGAAAGCCGGAATTATCCAAGCAAAACTTTACGCCAATCCAAATATCTCTTTCGACCAAGGTATATTCAACGATCGAACAGAGCGCTATTTTGATACGACTAGAAACGGACAAACAGCTATTCAAATCCAACAATTGTTTTTACTCGGCGGAAAAATTGAAAAAAGAACAAAGGTTGCAGAGCTAAACAAAGCTATTAGCGAGCAACAATTCTACGATTTACTCCGTGGATTAAAATTTGAACTCAGAAGTAGTTTCTTTGCAATTCATTTCTTACGTCAGTCGATTCAGTTTTACGACGGTAGTATTGCCGCTCTTAGAAAAACAGTAACCTCTCTCGAAAAAGCCTACGAAAAAAGAGCTGTTTTACAGGCGGAAATGCTTCGTCTAAAAGCTCTTTTGTTTTTTCTAGAAAATGAAAGAACAGAAGCAGTCGTTCAGATTAGACAAAGAGAAGCCTCGCTGCGGATACTCTTAAATAACCCATCAATGGCTGATGCGAGTTTTGTTCCTAAGATTGACGCAAAAGTTTTAGATGATGTGAAACTCACTGATTTAAAATTAAACAAAGTCCTAGACGATGCATTTGAAAATAGACCTGATTTAAAAATTGCCATCCAAGCTCTTAAATTGGAAGAAGCAAACCTTGCTCTCCAACAAGCAAATGCAATTCCCGATCTTTCCTTCGGTCCTTATTACAATAGAAATGGAACGGCGTATCCAAACTATTGGGGGATAACAGCGCAACTCTCCGTTCCTATCTTTGATAGAAATCAGGGTAATATTGAAGCAGCGGAAAAAAACATTCTGACAAGAAGATCCGAATTGCAAAATCAAAAATTGCAAGCAGAGAATGAGGTGAATATTGTATTTAACCGCGTCCTCGAAAAAGATAGACTCTATCAAAGCTTTAAAAACAAATTCACTGAGGATTATACGAATTTGGCGCAGTTAATGATTTCGAATTACGAAAAACGTTATCTTACCATTATAGAGTTTGCCGACTTTTTTGAGACTTATCGAAGCAGTATTCAACAAATGCTCAAACTTCAAATCGACCGAGTAGAATCCATTGAAAATCTAAATTACTCCGTCGGTAAAAATATTTTAAACATTCAACCACTTGAATAA
- a CDS encoding tetratricopeptide repeat protein, translating to MKKILTLILFSLTTVLLADSELATVDHIVKNSRPADLPNIAANYSALGSTHQIKGDYANALINYKKSLQIRKAIGLDKTQGYATILFLTSIVEHKLGDSCKAAENVKKVISIYNYLGMVDDASVAEAEGLKEFKSACANLVSQN from the coding sequence ATGAAAAAAATTCTAACCCTTATCCTTTTTAGCCTAACAACAGTTCTTTTAGCAGATAGTGAACTTGCAACAGTTGACCATATCGTTAAAAACAGTAGACCTGCTGATCTCCCAAACATCGCTGCAAATTACAGTGCTCTTGGAAGCACTCACCAAATCAAAGGTGATTATGCAAATGCACTCATTAACTACAAAAAATCTCTTCAAATCCGTAAAGCAATTGGCTTAGACAAAACACAAGGTTATGCAACTATTTTATTCTTAACTTCGATTGTTGAGCACAAGCTTGGTGATTCTTGTAAAGCTGCTGAGAATGTTAAAAAAGTAATCAGCATTTACAATTACTTAGGAATGGTGGATGATGCAAGTGTAGCCGAAGCAGAAGGCTTAAAAGAATTCAAATCTGCTTGTGCAAATCTAGTTTCTCAAAACTAA
- a CDS encoding carbon-nitrogen family hydrolase has protein sequence MNRFLNIIGVQLDIVWEDKEANFQKIRDTLSKLDSKPDLIVLPETFATGFTMKSQEFSEPLMGITEKFLIEMSRKTGSAIGGSWIEANPEGMPFNTFSIARPSGIITNRYHKIHPFSFAEEDKFFTAGDRTETFELNGFHISLLICYDLRFPEVFRKTAGTTDLYLVVGNWPEARIDHWVTLLKARAIENQAYVFGVNRVGYAGRKNQLYHTGHSAFFDATGKGEVLETKKEDILRARISSKEVKDLRDRFPFLKDRRNILG, from the coding sequence ATGAATCGATTCTTAAATATCATTGGTGTCCAATTAGACATTGTCTGGGAAGATAAAGAAGCAAATTTTCAAAAGATAAGAGATACTCTATCAAAGCTTGACTCTAAGCCAGACCTAATCGTTCTACCCGAAACATTCGCAACAGGATTTACAATGAAGAGTCAGGAATTTTCTGAGCCTTTAATGGGTATAACAGAAAAGTTTCTAATCGAGATGTCACGAAAGACTGGCTCAGCAATAGGCGGTAGCTGGATAGAAGCGAATCCAGAAGGAATGCCCTTTAACACATTTTCAATTGCAAGACCTTCGGGGATAATCACGAATAGATACCACAAGATTCACCCTTTCTCTTTTGCAGAAGAAGATAAATTTTTTACTGCTGGCGATAGAACAGAAACATTTGAACTAAATGGATTTCATATTAGTTTACTCATCTGCTATGACCTTCGTTTCCCGGAAGTATTTCGTAAAACGGCAGGAACCACTGACCTCTATCTCGTAGTTGGGAACTGGCCTGAGGCTAGGATTGATCATTGGGTAACTCTCCTAAAAGCGCGCGCGATAGAAAACCAAGCCTATGTATTTGGAGTCAACCGAGTTGGATATGCAGGCAGAAAGAATCAGCTGTATCATACTGGGCATTCTGCTTTTTTTGATGCGACAGGAAAGGGAGAAGTGCTTGAAACTAAAAAGGAGGACATCCTGAGAGCCAGAATATCCTCCAAAGAGGTAAAGGATTTAAGAGATAGATTCCCTTTTTTAAAGGATCGGAGAAATATACTGGGTTAG
- a CDS encoding glycosyltransferase family 4 protein, with the protein MKKKIALVSPIFSPAISGGAEKHALNFAELLSDEYELEIVTTQALDYITWKNVIPESQEKYGRCLVRRFPVKQTRNIKSFNRFHAKLINKLPNISDNEMSSWLKMQGPYCPALVEFINKNEKSYEVFIFMTYLYYPTIYGIEKIKHKSICVTTLHDEPPAYFPAFKKTLTDEITYSFNTPEERDLFKKIYSYEPTNYSVIGLHIDPPVIPSLPKPEFDYIVYIGRIDAGKGVFTLIEQFTAWKNKTNSSVKLILVGGGEHEDAPKEDVLFTGYISEEEKINYLKHALFLVNPSHLESFSIVVMESWLLEVPVLVNSESEILRAHCNRSNAGLYYSDQDSFSATMDYLLAHPEKRVKMGVNGKHYVEKNYTREIVKKKLFNLVELVGNKNA; encoded by the coding sequence ATGAAGAAAAAGATCGCACTTGTGTCTCCCATATTTTCGCCTGCCATATCAGGTGGAGCAGAGAAGCACGCCTTGAACTTTGCAGAGCTTTTATCTGATGAATATGAGTTAGAGATAGTAACGACACAAGCCCTAGATTATATTACATGGAAAAATGTAATTCCAGAATCACAAGAAAAATATGGTAGATGTCTAGTTCGAAGATTTCCTGTTAAACAAACTCGTAATATAAAATCATTCAACCGATTTCATGCCAAGCTAATCAACAAGCTTCCCAATATCAGTGATAACGAAATGTCCTCCTGGTTAAAAATGCAAGGACCTTATTGTCCTGCCCTAGTCGAGTTTATAAATAAAAATGAAAAATCCTACGAGGTATTTATTTTTATGACTTATCTCTATTATCCAACGATTTACGGAATCGAAAAGATTAAACACAAATCTATTTGTGTAACTACTTTGCATGACGAGCCGCCTGCTTATTTTCCTGCGTTTAAAAAAACACTAACAGATGAAATCACCTATTCGTTTAATACTCCCGAAGAAAGAGACCTATTTAAAAAAATCTATTCCTATGAGCCTACGAATTATTCTGTCATTGGTTTACATATTGATCCACCGGTAATTCCATCTTTGCCGAAGCCGGAATTTGATTATATAGTCTATATTGGTAGAATTGATGCAGGCAAAGGCGTATTTACCCTTATCGAACAATTTACAGCATGGAAAAATAAAACCAATTCTAGCGTTAAATTAATATTAGTCGGTGGAGGTGAGCATGAAGACGCACCGAAAGAAGATGTTTTATTTACTGGATACATTTCCGAAGAAGAAAAGATAAATTATTTAAAACATGCACTTTTTTTAGTAAATCCATCTCATCTAGAAAGTTTTTCTATTGTAGTTATGGAATCCTGGCTCTTAGAAGTTCCTGTATTGGTAAACAGTGAATCTGAGATTCTACGTGCTCATTGCAATCGAAGCAATGCAGGTCTTTATTATTCAGACCAGGATAGCTTTTCGGCTACTATGGATTATCTCCTCGCCCATCCTGAGAAACGAGTTAAAATGGGAGTCAATGGTAAGCATTATGTCGAAAAGAATTATACACGAGAGATTGTGAAAAAGAAATTATTCAATTTAGTTGAATTAGTAGGAAACAAAAATGCATGA
- a CDS encoding PaaI family thioesterase translates to MHDLSSLKVKFNSPHKDVEEFYNTSIQLKYYGCEIEFKSEDHLLVKIPNVTPVHHGGVGAAAVNGGVISYLFDLALGMTAYLVKGNQYSFSATSRINIHLKKPLFANSVFAYARVKEVKRNLVYSDSWVENEKGDICSTANGVLFTK, encoded by the coding sequence ATGCATGATTTATCCAGTCTAAAAGTAAAATTCAATAGCCCGCACAAAGATGTAGAAGAGTTTTACAATACCAGCATTCAACTAAAATACTATGGCTGTGAAATAGAATTTAAGTCAGAAGACCATTTACTCGTCAAGATACCAAATGTTACTCCCGTTCATCACGGAGGAGTTGGTGCTGCTGCGGTGAACGGAGGAGTAATCTCTTATCTGTTTGATTTGGCTTTGGGAATGACTGCCTACTTAGTAAAAGGCAATCAATACTCCTTTTCCGCTACTTCTCGAATCAATATTCATCTAAAAAAACCTCTCTTCGCAAACTCAGTATTTGCCTACGCAAGAGTCAAAGAAGTAAAAAGGAATCTTGTCTATTCTGACTCCTGGGTAGAAAACGAAAAAGGCGATATCTGTTCTACAGCAAATGGGGTGCTGTTTACGAAATAA
- a CDS encoding DUF1566 domain-containing protein, whose amino-acid sequence MNTKLIIFKVMIVAVFVLASLESAAQSKDFDNTVILKNGTEINDVKVEENYIVTSSDGKSTVYKKDEVASVKKNEGPSVGSENWSANLGYMNWEDAKAKCASQKMRLPTLEELKAAQTGKVTDSWKKQGYLYWSTTQTPNLLADPYLLYAFNGEVYSLSKFANSYVRCIK is encoded by the coding sequence ATGAATACTAAATTAATAATATTTAAGGTAATGATCGTGGCTGTTTTCGTTCTTGCTTCACTCGAATCAGCTGCTCAATCGAAAGACTTTGACAACACTGTCATTCTAAAGAATGGAACAGAAATAAATGATGTTAAAGTAGAGGAAAACTATATAGTCACCAGTTCCGACGGAAAATCAACTGTCTACAAAAAAGACGAAGTAGCTTCCGTTAAGAAAAATGAAGGTCCTTCGGTCGGTTCCGAAAATTGGAGCGCCAATCTAGGATATATGAACTGGGAAGACGCAAAAGCTAAATGTGCTAGCCAAAAGATGCGTTTACCAACACTGGAAGAATTAAAAGCTGCTCAAACAGGTAAAGTAACAGATTCCTGGAAAAAGCAAGGCTATTTATATTGGTCAACTACACAAACTCCAAACTTACTAGCTGATCCATATCTTCTATACGCCTTCAACGGCGAAGTATACAGTCTTAGCAAATTTGCTAATTCTTACGTTCGCTGCATCAAATAA
- a CDS encoding DUF1295 domain-containing protein produces MEDIKLSQILFFSVWIITIVFRLFELKLANKNLAKRKSQPNLQIAKEPFFFLFVLLHSSFLVIVPLEIFILKRSFDLSLGLVCLIVYAVCIAMRVSVLTTLKENWNVKVVFDPNSKDSIAKTGLYQYIRHPNYLIVILEIAAISLLHSAFFSFLFFSFCNFCILYFRIKQEETALMQNPYYAQHFLNKKRFIPYVF; encoded by the coding sequence ATGGAAGATATAAAACTAAGCCAAATTCTTTTTTTTTCGGTGTGGATAATAACGATTGTGTTTCGTCTCTTTGAATTGAAACTCGCAAATAAAAATCTAGCCAAACGAAAATCACAACCGAATTTACAAATCGCGAAAGAACCTTTTTTCTTTTTATTTGTATTGCTCCATAGTTCTTTTTTAGTAATTGTTCCGCTTGAAATTTTCATCCTTAAAAGAAGCTTTGATTTATCTTTAGGATTAGTTTGCCTTATAGTCTATGCAGTGTGTATTGCAATGAGAGTAAGTGTTCTGACAACTCTCAAAGAAAATTGGAACGTAAAAGTAGTCTTTGATCCCAATTCAAAAGATAGCATTGCAAAAACGGGACTCTACCAATATATACGCCACCCAAACTATTTGATTGTAATCTTAGAAATTGCGGCAATTTCTCTTTTGCATAGTGCATTCTTTTCCTTCTTATTCTTTAGTTTTTGCAACTTTTGCATTCTCTATTTTAGAATAAAACAAGAGGAGACTGCCCTTATGCAAAATCCATATTATGCGCAGCATTTTTTAAATAAGAAGCGATTTATACCATACGTCTTTTAG
- a CDS encoding IPT/TIG domain-containing protein, which yields MLARILFLLLLSSFLTCKNDTTKTNPYAAFLVGGRTPYSPTIYSIDPKRGNPAFATPSAPGFIGNNYLPTVVTIKGKNFIPSTTGNTVLFNGTQATVDYATDQEIRMKVPDGAISGVLSVSNNGGVCNSSDKKSGTNCEGQDFFVDCYGAFNNLYGAETAIASGTSQTIPYEGITTKAFRSDLLYTNPYTNDIAGNKISIRCVTITRVLLFSQSCVPTEYTVNGSNLVLNPVISVNSKFYTIQYLLTATKGDCTIRVN from the coding sequence ATGTTAGCTCGAATTTTATTTTTACTCTTACTCAGCTCGTTTTTAACCTGCAAAAATGACACGACAAAAACAAATCCCTATGCAGCATTCCTAGTTGGTGGAAGAACACCTTATAGCCCAACCATTTACAGCATAGATCCCAAACGAGGAAATCCAGCCTTCGCAACGCCTAGTGCGCCAGGCTTTATCGGAAATAATTATCTTCCTACTGTCGTAACAATCAAAGGTAAAAATTTCATTCCATCCACCACAGGCAATACCGTTTTATTCAATGGCACACAAGCAACTGTAGATTATGCGACAGACCAAGAAATAAGAATGAAAGTGCCAGACGGAGCCATCAGTGGAGTCTTATCTGTTTCCAATAATGGCGGTGTATGCAATAGTTCCGATAAAAAATCAGGAACGAATTGTGAAGGACAGGACTTCTTTGTTGATTGTTATGGCGCATTCAATAATTTATATGGTGCAGAAACGGCAATTGCATCAGGAACAAGTCAAACTATACCCTATGAAGGAATTACTACCAAAGCATTCCGTTCTGATTTACTCTATACGAATCCTTATACAAATGATATAGCTGGCAATAAAATCAGCATCCGATGTGTAACCATTACTCGTGTATTATTATTTTCGCAATCCTGTGTTCCGACTGAATACACAGTAAATGGAAGCAACTTAGTTTTAAATCCAGTCATTTCAGTGAACTCAAAATTCTATACAATCCAATACTTATTGACTGCAACAAAAGGCGATTGCACAATTCGTGTAAATTAA